From the Chloroflexota bacterium genome, one window contains:
- a CDS encoding VOC family protein, with protein MEAKLTHIAISAVNPRLMKTFYSGVFGLHPVSERSPDGFLTDGYINFAFNYRKPGYQAGLDHFGFEVDDVDEVLRRIQELYPSVGVTTRPAHRGYVGRAGHDPEGHVFDLSYAEMGERRRTVIHDKDGHDRTTRHIHHLAMRALDPDRIAKFYTDVFELRYLKQPGADRVHHLTDGVITFAIMPWRIQDYAEAGIVERPALDHVGFEVESIEAYKHDLDVLVAEYPEAAPWADKRDEQRLRDERAARNRLLATCEYCETHLWDPECVFFDVRERER; from the coding sequence GTCTCATGAAGACCTTCTACAGCGGCGTATTTGGGCTGCACCCTGTCTCGGAGCGGAGCCCGGATGGGTTCCTGACGGACGGGTACATCAACTTTGCCTTTAACTATCGGAAGCCGGGATACCAGGCGGGGCTCGATCACTTCGGGTTCGAGGTCGACGACGTCGACGAGGTGCTTCGCCGGATCCAGGAGCTGTACCCGTCTGTCGGCGTGACCACGCGCCCCGCGCATCGTGGATACGTCGGCCGAGCGGGCCACGATCCCGAGGGGCACGTCTTCGATCTGTCCTACGCGGAGATGGGCGAGCGACGCCGCACAGTGATCCACGACAAGGACGGACACGACCGGACGACCCGGCACATTCACCACCTCGCCATGCGCGCATTGGACCCGGACCGCATCGCCAAGTTCTACACCGACGTATTCGAGCTCCGTTATCTCAAGCAGCCCGGCGCCGACCGCGTGCACCACCTGACCGACGGCGTCATCACCTTCGCCATCATGCCGTGGCGGATCCAGGACTACGCGGAGGCGGGAATCGTCGAGCGACCCGCGCTCGACCACGTCGGGTTCGAAGTCGAGAGCATCGAGGCATACAAGCACGACCTCGACGTGCTCGTCGCAGAATATCCTGAGGCGGCGCCGTGGGCGGACAAGCGCGACGAGCAGCGCCTCCGGGACGAGCGTGCCGCGCGCAATCGGCTGCTTGCCACCTGCGAGTATTGCGAAACGCACCTGTGGGACCCGGAGTGTGTATTCTTCGACGTTCGCGAACGCGAGCGGTAG